In the Enterococcus saigonensis genome, one interval contains:
- a CDS encoding PTS sugar transporter subunit IIC gives MKKFMDWLGNSFAPKARVFTQKPAVAGLSSAMQKLIPFILTGSLVFFYNVFRSYLPVLPDLGNISNYSFGLIGLIAAFMVANQYMEKLHHSKYAITAGIVSICSLLMFLQPVGAKEGTYAMDRIGPSGILIGVIVGGVISLIFHLYTKLNLFKESEMPDFVLEWINNIIPIFTSLAFWASLIFGLKIDIFEVIIGLFAPIQDFGQSLPGLILLVLIPAFFYSMGISTWLWSAIQNPIFIAGIAANTLAVQKGLEPGNIVTNEVVYSIGLIMMGGTGATLALNIMMMFSKSQKLKTLGRICIGPSIFNINEPLVFSAPVVMNPILMMPMWINSIVGCCVVWFAMKGGLLKIPYELMQLAQIPAPISSVILTKDFRAVIVYFVLFAIYFGIWYPFFKVYEKEVLAEELKTGQQTELKSPVESIA, from the coding sequence ATGAAAAAATTTATGGATTGGTTAGGTAATTCTTTTGCCCCCAAAGCGAGAGTTTTCACTCAAAAACCAGCTGTTGCCGGACTGTCCAGTGCCATGCAAAAATTAATACCGTTTATTTTAACTGGTTCACTTGTATTTTTTTACAACGTTTTTCGTTCTTATCTACCTGTATTACCCGATTTAGGAAATATCTCCAATTATTCTTTCGGGCTTATTGGTTTAATTGCAGCTTTTATGGTTGCCAATCAGTATATGGAAAAACTGCATCACAGTAAATATGCCATTACTGCCGGCATCGTTTCTATTTGTTCGTTGCTGATGTTTTTACAACCCGTTGGTGCAAAAGAAGGAACTTATGCAATGGATCGCATCGGACCTTCTGGAATTTTAATTGGTGTCATTGTCGGCGGGGTAATCAGTCTCATTTTCCACCTTTATACTAAGCTTAATCTTTTTAAAGAAAGTGAAATGCCTGATTTTGTTCTTGAGTGGATCAACAATATCATTCCGATTTTTACAAGTCTTGCCTTTTGGGCTAGCCTAATTTTTGGTCTAAAAATCGATATTTTCGAAGTTATTATCGGACTTTTTGCTCCGATTCAAGATTTTGGCCAATCTTTACCTGGATTAATTTTACTGGTCTTAATTCCAGCGTTCTTTTACTCCATGGGAATTTCAACTTGGTTATGGTCAGCGATTCAAAATCCGATTTTTATCGCTGGAATTGCAGCCAACACGTTAGCTGTTCAAAAAGGGTTAGAACCCGGCAATATTGTTACCAATGAAGTAGTTTATAGTATCGGACTGATCATGATGGGCGGAACTGGTGCCACATTGGCGTTAAACATTATGATGATGTTCTCTAAATCCCAAAAATTAAAAACTTTAGGACGCATCTGCATTGGCCCATCTATTTTCAATATTAATGAGCCGCTTGTTTTCAGTGCCCCGGTCGTGATGAATCCTATTTTAATGATGCCAATGTGGATAAATTCTATCGTCGGGTGTTGTGTCGTTTGGTTTGCAATGAAAGGCGGGTTATTAAAAATCCCTTATGAGTTAATGCAACTAGCTCAAATTCCTGCACCCATTTCGAGTGTCATTTTAACTAAAGATTTCCGTGCAGTCATCGTTTACTTTGTCTTATTTGCAATCTACTTTGGAATTTGGTATCCCTTCTTCAAAGTCTATGAAAAAGAAGTACTTGCCGAGGAATTAAAAACAGGCCAACAAACAGAACTGAAATCACCAGTAGAGTCAATCGCATAA
- a CDS encoding PTS sugar transporter subunit IIB: MENINVLLCCGAGMSSGFLAQKTRKAAKKQGVNASVEARSESEIPQYLDAIDILLLGPHYASLKEQMQEQAAPYSVPVEVIPQDIYGMLDGPGLLKFALEHIQA, translated from the coding sequence ATGGAAAATATTAATGTCTTACTTTGTTGTGGTGCAGGAATGTCCAGTGGTTTTTTAGCCCAAAAAACACGTAAAGCGGCAAAAAAACAAGGAGTCAATGCTTCTGTGGAAGCCCGCAGCGAAAGTGAAATCCCCCAATATCTAGACGCAATTGACATTTTATTGCTTGGGCCTCATTACGCTTCATTAAAAGAACAAATGCAAGAACAAGCGGCGCCATACAGTGTTCCTGTTGAAGTCATTCCACAAGATATTTATGGCATGCTAGATGGTCCAGGCTTGCTCAAATTTGCTTTAGAACATATCCAAGCTTAA
- a CDS encoding BglG family transcription antiterminator, producing MKEKQKALIHYLVCADRAVSSTVLAKALNISPRTVKNYVKEINTLQSATISASNHGYSINQKAAHQLLAQEKDQEEVPDTFEKRVFYYITALLIHHQTLNIFDLEEDLFISASTIRADIRKMNKNFGSKKLRFTVRNDYLEVVGEEKEKRKLVSLLIFAEMPDKYLDLTRLKKHFPPADVGIITTIIQEVTHETKYCFNDFSFANLVLHLLILVESIRNGHTLTSRAMSHTWLPQDKAKLVNEMIAKLEAAFSIELNDSEREELHVLFQVNTNYLPSSDFEEIKGIVGTDLVHQLEGILAEVYQTFGVKLNQSSFVIPFALHLSGLVSRAKEAAYIQNPMLDSVKQDFLIVYMIAVFISLRLGELNDLHITEDETAYIALHVGSELEDQHQNSHKIPTVLVAPKYMGLNEKLYTQLNHNFEQELNILAVCQDLTEIKAYQFDLLLTTLAAPLHEDYDVIKLAPILNSQQRSYLGTEIANVRLRRKRKILLQNFSTFFDERFFFYEPEATNATEILHLVCQKLISEEIVPTTFLEHVKAREAAADTAYDQIAIPHSIYSEAVTTKIALVISKRGILWGGKKIHCMLLPAISRLDRNRFLDIYEALISLFDEEDAFVELMKITNFSALKQLLSEKFD from the coding sequence ATGAAAGAAAAGCAAAAAGCGCTAATTCATTATCTGGTTTGTGCTGACCGTGCAGTCTCTTCAACTGTCTTGGCGAAAGCTCTAAATATTTCTCCTCGCACCGTAAAAAACTATGTTAAAGAAATTAATACATTGCAGTCAGCTACAATCAGTGCCTCCAACCATGGCTATAGCATTAATCAAAAAGCGGCGCACCAATTATTAGCGCAAGAAAAAGATCAAGAGGAAGTCCCCGATACATTTGAAAAACGTGTTTTTTATTACATAACCGCACTGTTAATTCACCATCAAACTTTGAATATTTTTGATTTAGAAGAAGATTTATTTATTAGCGCGTCCACCATACGGGCAGATATTCGTAAAATGAATAAAAACTTTGGAAGTAAAAAGTTACGTTTTACAGTTCGAAATGATTATTTAGAAGTTGTGGGGGAGGAAAAAGAAAAGCGAAAGTTAGTATCATTGTTAATTTTTGCTGAAATGCCTGATAAATACTTAGATTTAACCCGGTTAAAGAAGCACTTTCCTCCAGCAGATGTGGGAATAATTACCACGATTATTCAAGAAGTTACCCACGAGACAAAATATTGTTTCAACGATTTTTCATTCGCCAATTTGGTTTTGCATTTGTTGATATTGGTGGAGTCTATTCGAAATGGTCATACGCTGACTTCACGGGCGATGTCACATACTTGGCTACCACAAGACAAAGCCAAATTAGTAAATGAAATGATTGCCAAATTAGAAGCTGCCTTTTCAATTGAATTAAATGATTCCGAGCGAGAAGAACTTCACGTTTTGTTTCAAGTGAATACGAATTATTTACCCAGTAGTGATTTTGAAGAGATTAAAGGGATTGTTGGTACAGACTTAGTGCATCAATTAGAAGGAATTTTAGCAGAAGTCTATCAAACATTTGGGGTGAAATTGAATCAAAGTTCTTTTGTAATTCCCTTTGCACTCCATCTAAGTGGACTAGTCTCACGGGCCAAAGAAGCTGCTTATATTCAAAATCCAATGTTAGATAGTGTCAAACAAGATTTTCTTATTGTGTATATGATTGCTGTTTTTATCAGTTTGCGGCTAGGCGAATTAAATGATCTGCATATAACAGAAGATGAAACAGCCTATATTGCTTTACATGTGGGATCTGAGTTGGAAGACCAGCATCAAAATAGTCATAAAATCCCCACTGTTTTAGTAGCACCTAAGTATATGGGGTTAAACGAAAAATTATACACGCAATTAAATCATAACTTTGAACAAGAATTGAATATTTTAGCTGTTTGTCAAGATTTGACAGAAATAAAAGCATATCAATTTGATTTGTTGCTAACCACTTTAGCAGCGCCTTTGCATGAAGACTATGATGTGATTAAGTTAGCGCCTATTTTAAATAGTCAACAGCGAAGTTATTTGGGGACAGAAATTGCAAATGTGCGTTTAAGACGTAAGCGCAAGATTTTATTACAAAATTTTTCTACTTTTTTTGATGAACGTTTCTTTTTTTACGAACCAGAAGCAACAAATGCTACAGAAATCTTGCATTTAGTCTGTCAAAAATTAATAAGCGAAGAAATAGTCCCCACTACCTTTTTAGAACATGTTAAAGCAAGAGAAGCTGCTGCTGATACTGCTTATGATCAAATTGCGATTCCCCATTCGATTTATTCAGAAGCAGTCACAACAAAGATTGCGTTGGTTATTTCCAAAAGGGGGATTTTATGGGGTGGAAAAAAAATTCATTGCATGCTGCTACCGGCTATTAGTCGTTTAGATCGAAATCGTTTTTTAGATATTTATGAAGCACTGATTTCTTTATTTGACGAAGAAGATGCATTCGTAGAGTTGATGAAGATCACTAATTTTTCTGCATTGAAGCAGTTATTGTCTGAAAAATTTGATTAA
- a CDS encoding sigma 54-interacting transcriptional regulator yields MKEELLTYLENQTAFIDLRHLSEVFTAQKLAEIFAVKRNTISHYLNQLNEAGLLVKINSRPVYYFHKEAFEKDFFLLRDNFYQSSEEILKEQPLFEQQKDLFSLLIGHDKSLSRAVEQIKTALYYPDNGLPTLITGESGTGKSFLVRLIHKYCLENELIKEDAPLITLNCAQYANNPELLTSNLFGHVKGAYTGADSDKIGAFEAADGGILFLDEVHRLNAEGQEKLFTYLDQGIIYPMGATNQPIKVKTRLFFATTEDLESSFLTTFMRRIPIQVTLPAINARSRNERLELVYSFLLSEVRKIKRPLNVSGQVLTLLTNSGFKGNIGELKNIVKVTVAKAFAEQKNAAKINVSIYQLPEKLLVPATGNLQSVLQKDTVMTENTTIPQLLEKNHPQQQRVITTFEHIITEFSKQQQLAMCEEQLKQEVENLFDFLLFETDRQQKQELLIYLTQYIRDTFKQMESAYQIKFNGNAVYAISYYLFQRGAGKWYPEDANVLGLIKELEGQIAREYAASYQYVKRLLELCQPKLDLEISEMDCILLTIYLNRADWQKELGIPRGIIVAHGYATASSIANVANRFLGKDIFASFDMPLDVTPQQIAEEILDYSENQDVSNGLVILVDMGSLKEIYQFFPKQLTAPVVIMNNVTTPLAIAIGENLQKSLPLQEMIETAAKQTQLDWEIIYPAENKMKALITTCLTGIGTATHISQLLEKSLPTSVELKIFPYEYEVLKEHKQNETIFSMYDVLGIIGTADPGISGVPYLSLEELISGDENQLLSEWLSTYLSPTENRTFNTNVIRNFSLEKVIDSVTILDTEKVMGEIEVFMRELEAYSGIVISNAKKLALYVHVSCLIERLIRNIPIDSYADYENLYQCQKLALNQIKKAFSVIENDYSVKIPDSEIAYIYDIVYQNIENTAIDEDF; encoded by the coding sequence ATGAAAGAAGAATTATTGACATATTTGGAAAACCAAACGGCTTTTATTGATCTTCGCCATTTAAGTGAAGTTTTTACGGCGCAAAAACTAGCAGAGATTTTTGCAGTGAAGCGCAACACCATTAGCCATTACCTCAATCAGTTGAACGAAGCCGGACTATTGGTGAAAATCAATTCCCGTCCGGTTTATTATTTCCATAAAGAGGCGTTTGAAAAAGATTTTTTCTTATTGCGAGATAACTTTTACCAAAGTAGTGAGGAAATTTTAAAAGAGCAACCTTTATTTGAACAGCAAAAAGATTTGTTTTCGTTACTAATCGGCCATGATAAGAGTTTGAGTCGTGCAGTGGAACAAATCAAAACAGCACTTTATTATCCAGATAACGGCTTACCGACATTAATTACTGGCGAAAGTGGGACGGGGAAGAGTTTTTTAGTCCGCTTGATTCATAAGTATTGTTTGGAAAATGAATTGATTAAAGAAGATGCACCGCTTATTACTTTAAATTGCGCGCAATATGCTAATAATCCAGAGCTATTAACTAGTAATCTTTTTGGGCATGTAAAAGGAGCATATACAGGGGCTGATAGTGATAAAATCGGGGCGTTTGAAGCCGCAGACGGCGGTATTTTATTTTTAGATGAAGTCCATCGGTTAAATGCAGAAGGACAAGAAAAGTTATTCACTTATTTGGATCAGGGAATTATTTATCCTATGGGAGCCACAAATCAACCAATTAAGGTCAAAACACGTCTGTTTTTTGCTACTACCGAAGATTTGGAGAGTAGCTTTTTAACGACGTTTATGCGACGGATTCCCATTCAAGTAACCTTGCCTGCAATTAATGCACGCAGTCGAAATGAACGCTTGGAGTTAGTTTATTCCTTTTTATTAAGTGAAGTGCGTAAAATTAAGCGACCGCTGAATGTGAGTGGTCAAGTTTTAACTTTATTAACGAACAGTGGGTTCAAAGGCAATATTGGTGAGTTGAAAAATATAGTAAAAGTTACTGTTGCCAAAGCTTTTGCCGAACAAAAAAATGCCGCAAAAATTAATGTATCAATTTATCAACTGCCAGAAAAATTATTAGTACCAGCTACAGGAAATTTACAAAGTGTGCTCCAAAAGGATACTGTGATGACGGAAAATACAACCATTCCTCAATTGTTAGAAAAAAATCATCCACAACAACAAAGAGTAATTACGACTTTTGAGCACATTATTACGGAATTTTCAAAACAGCAACAACTTGCAATGTGTGAAGAACAATTAAAACAAGAAGTGGAAAATCTGTTTGATTTCCTCCTCTTTGAAACAGATCGCCAACAAAAGCAAGAGCTGCTGATTTACTTAACCCAATATATTCGAGATACGTTTAAGCAAATGGAAAGTGCTTATCAAATCAAATTTAACGGTAACGCGGTTTATGCCATCAGTTATTATCTATTTCAACGAGGAGCGGGAAAATGGTACCCAGAAGATGCGAATGTTTTGGGCTTAATCAAGGAATTAGAAGGACAAATCGCGCGTGAATATGCAGCAAGTTATCAATATGTCAAACGTTTATTAGAATTATGTCAGCCAAAATTAGACTTGGAAATCTCGGAGATGGACTGTATTTTACTGACAATTTATTTGAATCGTGCAGATTGGCAAAAAGAGTTGGGAATTCCCCGGGGGATTATTGTAGCTCATGGTTATGCAACAGCTAGTAGTATTGCCAATGTAGCGAATCGTTTTTTAGGTAAGGACATTTTTGCTTCTTTTGATATGCCACTGGATGTTACGCCTCAACAAATAGCAGAAGAAATTTTAGATTATAGTGAAAATCAAGATGTTTCCAATGGTTTAGTTATTTTAGTTGATATGGGATCGTTAAAAGAGATTTATCAATTCTTTCCAAAACAACTTACTGCACCAGTGGTTATTATGAATAATGTAACGACACCGTTAGCTATAGCAATCGGGGAGAATTTACAAAAATCGCTTCCGTTACAAGAAATGATTGAAACCGCGGCTAAACAAACCCAGCTTGACTGGGAAATTATTTATCCTGCGGAAAATAAAATGAAAGCTTTAATTACAACTTGTCTTACTGGGATTGGAACGGCAACACATATCAGCCAATTATTAGAAAAAAGTTTGCCAACTTCCGTGGAATTAAAAATTTTTCCTTATGAATATGAGGTCTTAAAAGAGCATAAACAAAATGAGACTATTTTTTCCATGTATGATGTGTTGGGGATTATTGGCACAGCGGATCCTGGAATTTCAGGAGTACCTTATTTATCTTTAGAAGAATTAATTTCTGGTGATGAAAACCAACTATTGTCCGAATGGTTGAGTACGTATTTGTCTCCTACAGAAAATAGGACATTCAACACCAACGTGATTCGTAACTTTTCACTAGAAAAAGTGATTGATTCGGTTACGATATTAGACACAGAAAAAGTAATGGGCGAAATTGAAGTCTTTATGCGGGAGTTAGAAGCTTATAGCGGGATTGTGATTAGTAACGCGAAAAAACTCGCATTGTATGTACATGTGAGTTGTCTAATTGAACGCTTAATTCGTAATATTCCGATAGATTCCTATGCCGATTATGAAAATTTATATCAGTGTCAAAAGCTTGCTTTAAACCAAATCAAAAAAGCTTTTAGTGTCATAGAAAACGATTACAGTGTCAAGATTCCGGATTCTGAAATTGCTTATATTTATGATATTGTTTACCAAAACATTGAAAATACAGCAATTGATGAAGATTTTTAA
- a CDS encoding PTS sugar transporter subunit IIA, which translates to MERKMILASHGKFASGILSSLELICGKNDNITTLDCYITEDFDLTKAVDALMEQNAEAEVVVVTDLFGGSVNNEFLRYIDRQHFYLVAGMNLPFLIEFATQFMFAPDLKQTIATVLDSSKEAIQFCNLTYSTTVAEEDF; encoded by the coding sequence ATGGAAAGAAAAATGATTTTAGCTTCCCACGGAAAATTCGCTTCGGGGATTTTGAGCTCGTTGGAATTGATCTGTGGTAAAAATGACAATATTACAACATTGGATTGTTACATAACAGAAGACTTCGACCTAACCAAGGCTGTGGATGCGCTAATGGAACAAAATGCAGAGGCAGAAGTAGTGGTGGTAACGGATTTATTTGGAGGTAGTGTTAATAACGAATTTTTACGTTACATCGATCGGCAACATTTTTACTTAGTAGCGGGTATGAATTTACCGTTTCTAATTGAGTTTGCGACGCAATTTATGTTTGCCCCAGATTTAAAGCAAACAATCGCAACAGTTTTGGATAGTTCAAAAGAAGCCATTCAGTTTTGTAATTTAACGTATAGTACTACTGTGGCAGAAGAAGACTTTTAA
- a CDS encoding PTS sugar transporter subunit IIB, with translation MIILTRVDHRLLHGQVAFSWTQSLGADCILIANDDVPNNEVRKTTIKLAKPQGVKLVIKNIEDSIAALKSGVTDKYKLFIVVESVKDAYKLAEAYPEIKIINLGGTKVKEGTRSIGKAVNVLPEEEELLKKLVAQGVEVEIRQVPNDKKVNVTEVL, from the coding sequence ATGATTATTTTAACACGTGTTGATCACCGTCTATTGCATGGTCAAGTTGCTTTTTCCTGGACCCAAAGTTTGGGAGCAGATTGTATTTTAATTGCTAATGATGATGTACCAAATAACGAGGTGCGCAAAACTACAATTAAATTAGCCAAGCCGCAAGGGGTGAAATTAGTAATTAAAAATATTGAAGACTCCATTGCGGCATTAAAAAGTGGGGTAACAGATAAATATAAATTATTTATTGTGGTGGAGTCAGTTAAAGATGCATACAAGCTGGCTGAAGCTTATCCGGAAATTAAAATTATTAACTTGGGTGGAACAAAAGTAAAAGAAGGCACTAGAAGTATTGGCAAAGCAGTCAATGTTTTACCCGAAGAAGAAGAGCTTTTGAAAAAATTAGTGGCGCAAGGTGTTGAAGTTGAAATTCGCCAAGTACCAAATGATAAAAAGGTAAATGTTACTGAGGTTTTGTAA
- a CDS encoding PTS mannose/fructose/sorbose/N-acetylgalactosamine transporter subunit IIC — MIVQAILLGIVAFIAQSEYALGTSLLSRPIVTGLFTGIVLGDIKTGVIMGATLELAFIGSFSVGASIPPDVVTGGILGTAFAITAGAGTETALLLGLPIATLTLILKNIYLGLLIPIMNHKADDFAAEGNYKGVERMHLLAGFGLSFMLGLIVIISFMVGSKTIGNLLAMIPEFVQHGLSVATGLIPALGFAMLARLLINKKVAPYFFLGFALAAYLEIPVTGIAIFGAIVAVVVVNIMNVRTSQGSQVQATTGEVVDDDEDF, encoded by the coding sequence ATGATTGTACAAGCAATTTTACTTGGCATCGTCGCTTTTATTGCACAATCAGAATACGCATTGGGAACGTCCCTTTTGTCACGCCCGATTGTGACAGGTTTATTTACCGGAATTGTATTAGGTGATATAAAAACCGGCGTTATCATGGGAGCAACACTTGAACTAGCATTTATTGGATCATTTTCTGTAGGAGCTTCTATTCCACCAGACGTTGTAACTGGCGGTATTTTAGGAACGGCCTTTGCGATTACAGCAGGAGCAGGTACTGAAACAGCATTATTACTTGGTTTGCCTATTGCTACGTTGACTTTGATTTTGAAGAATATTTACTTGGGACTTTTGATTCCGATTATGAACCACAAAGCAGATGATTTTGCCGCTGAGGGGAATTACAAAGGTGTAGAACGTATGCATTTATTAGCCGGTTTTGGCTTATCTTTCATGCTAGGATTAATCGTGATAATTTCCTTTATGGTGGGAAGTAAAACAATCGGGAATTTACTTGCGATGATTCCAGAATTTGTCCAACATGGCTTATCTGTTGCAACAGGTTTAATTCCTGCGCTAGGTTTTGCAATGTTGGCGCGTTTATTAATTAATAAGAAAGTGGCACCGTATTTCTTCTTAGGTTTTGCATTAGCGGCTTATTTAGAAATTCCAGTGACCGGAATTGCTATTTTTGGTGCGATTGTTGCCGTTGTGGTAGTAAATATTATGAATGTTCGCACAAGCCAAGGTTCACAAGTTCAAGCCACTACTGGGGAGGTAGTTGATGATGACGAAGACTTCTAA
- a CDS encoding PTS system mannose/fructose/sorbose family transporter subunit IID: protein MTKTSNTELKITKKDLSKVFWRSFQMEFSWNYERQMNMAYAYAMIPILKKLYQTKEQMADALKRHLEFFNTTPHIVTLILGINAAMEEENVNDPDFDTSAIDSIKTSLMGPLAGIGDSFFWGTLRLIATGVGTSLSLQGNILGPILFLLIFNIPHILFRYLATSWGYKLGTGFLKKIQANGMMESLTLGASIIGLMVVGGMTATMIDINLPMKIGSGENAVTVQSIFDDIVPKILCLGVFGAVFYLLKKEVKPLTILLGLAVVGILGSLVGIF from the coding sequence ATGACGAAGACTTCTAATACGGAATTAAAAATTACAAAAAAAGATTTAAGCAAAGTATTTTGGCGTTCATTTCAAATGGAATTTTCATGGAATTATGAACGTCAAATGAATATGGCTTATGCCTATGCTATGATTCCAATCTTGAAAAAATTGTATCAAACAAAAGAACAAATGGCAGATGCTTTAAAACGCCATTTAGAATTTTTCAATACAACACCACATATTGTGACGCTAATCTTAGGAATTAATGCAGCAATGGAAGAAGAAAATGTAAATGATCCAGATTTTGATACTTCTGCAATTGATAGTATTAAAACTTCTTTGATGGGGCCTTTAGCAGGAATTGGCGATTCATTTTTCTGGGGAACGCTTCGTTTGATTGCTACAGGAGTTGGAACATCACTCTCTTTACAAGGTAATATTTTAGGCCCAATCTTGTTTTTGTTAATCTTTAACATCCCACACATTTTATTTCGCTATCTTGCAACGAGTTGGGGATATAAGTTAGGAACGGGCTTTTTGAAGAAAATCCAAGCAAATGGCATGATGGAAAGCTTAACTTTGGGTGCATCTATTATCGGGTTGATGGTCGTTGGAGGAATGACAGCAACGATGATCGATATCAATTTACCAATGAAAATCGGTTCTGGAGAAAATGCCGTAACGGTACAAAGTATTTTTGATGATATTGTTCCAAAAATTTTATGTCTTGGGGTATTCGGTGCAGTCTTTTATTTATTGAAAAAAGAAGTAAAACCATTAACAATTCTTTTAGGTTTAGCTGTAGTGGGGATTCTAGGTTCATTAGTGGGTATTTTCTAG
- a CDS encoding SIS domain-containing protein, whose translation METMLDYINEEEATLKNILAKFTLKKDVNFKKINNLLILATGSSYNACLAAKVTLEKFAAISVTIEEPYNFNHYGRISDGIDAVLAVSQSGKSASTIDAIAKLKKEGLFTFALTSDVTSPIAEAVDEVLDLEMGIEKVGFVTKGYVTTVLQLFLLGLTIADNKGALLPEQIDFYRSELKKVISEIPNVIAKTNDFFAVHEASFKLGTRFIAIGYGPNWGTAKEFETKFTETVRKPSQGFELEAYMHGPYLEANSEHLVFFIETKSVNRARSQALKTYMAPYVGQALTITTQAAENATELGLEVECDELLSALLLVIPFQILAYKIATAKGIDLNQRIFDDFDRVLKSKV comes from the coding sequence ATGGAAACAATGTTGGATTATATCAACGAAGAAGAAGCAACGTTAAAAAATATCTTAGCAAAATTCACATTAAAAAAAGATGTTAATTTTAAAAAAATCAATAATCTTTTGATTTTGGCGACAGGATCTTCTTATAATGCCTGCTTAGCCGCCAAAGTCACACTAGAAAAATTTGCTGCCATTTCCGTTACGATTGAAGAACCTTACAATTTCAACCATTATGGCCGTATAAGTGATGGAATCGATGCGGTTTTAGCTGTGTCACAAAGTGGTAAAAGTGCGTCTACTATCGATGCGATTGCAAAGTTAAAAAAAGAAGGATTATTTACATTTGCTTTAACAAGTGACGTTACAAGTCCAATTGCAGAAGCTGTCGATGAAGTTCTTGATCTTGAAATGGGGATTGAAAAAGTTGGCTTTGTTACAAAAGGCTACGTGACCACTGTCTTACAATTATTCCTACTAGGTTTAACAATTGCTGACAACAAGGGAGCTCTTTTACCGGAGCAAATCGATTTTTATCGCAGCGAATTAAAAAAAGTTATCAGTGAAATTCCAAATGTGATTGCAAAAACAAATGATTTCTTTGCAGTCCATGAAGCAAGTTTTAAATTAGGCACGCGTTTTATTGCGATTGGCTATGGACCTAATTGGGGGACAGCAAAAGAATTTGAAACAAAATTTACGGAAACGGTGCGCAAACCTTCGCAAGGATTTGAACTAGAAGCTTATATGCATGGTCCTTACTTAGAAGCTAATAGTGAGCATCTCGTATTCTTTATTGAAACAAAAAGCGTTAATAGGGCTCGTTCACAGGCCTTGAAAACTTACATGGCGCCATATGTTGGCCAAGCATTGACCATCACCACACAGGCTGCTGAAAATGCAACTGAATTAGGCTTAGAAGTAGAATGTGATGAACTTCTTTCGGCGTTATTACTAGTAATTCCTTTCCAAATCTTAGCGTATAAGATTGCAACTGCTAAAGGAATTGATTTGAACCAACGAATTTTTGATGATTTTGATCGCGTATTAAAAAGCAAAGTATAA